A single window of Cellulomonas sp. NTE-D12 DNA harbors:
- a CDS encoding 3-hydroxyacyl-CoA dehydrogenase NAD-binding domain-containing protein has protein sequence MSTAPRPERVAHARVRDVTLPRRLGALALVTVDNGLDHSKPTTLGPAGVAELTEALQTLQARVRRGELAAVAVTGKPWVFAAGADLTQVTAVRTREQALALGRNGHAAYELLHSMGVPTFAFVNGVALGGGLELALSCAYRTVSADVRALGLPETGLGLVPGWGGAYLVPRLVGIERALEVVLTRPAANRPYGAAEAARIGLVDVVLDAADFLEQSVRWAADVLDGTVRVERRPLDDEATWTHAVARAREVLDATVAGSRPAPYRALELLSAAREADRAAAFAAEDDALADLVMTDEMRASVYAFGLVGGAKHPQHAPDAALARPVTRVGVVGAGLMAAQIATLFARRLKVPVVMRDLDEERVAHGLAAVRSSVERMVGSGRLSADAGARVVGSVTGSTELSALTGCDLVIEAVTELLPVKQRVFAELEQVVGPDTVLATNTSALSVTAMASGLAHPERVVGLHFFNPVAAMPLVEVVRAQETDDAAIATGLDVVARLGKTAVPVLDRPGFVVNRLLVLLLGVVVGAIEDGTPVEVADHALDRLGLPMPPFELFDLVGPAVGLHVLTSLRADLGERFPRSPGLERLVADGTAVVLPRPAPGLPRRVDPAIQAVFDAAREHPRRDTPLDGPGLLDAVLTALTVEVGHLLDEHVVPSADQVDLCMILGAGWPSHLGGLTPLLDRTGYSERVLGHRLLPPGTADVPQD, from the coding sequence ATGAGCACCGCACCTCGCCCCGAACGGGTCGCGCACGCCCGCGTGCGGGACGTGACCCTGCCCCGCCGCCTGGGCGCGCTCGCCCTGGTCACGGTCGACAACGGGCTGGACCACTCCAAGCCGACCACGCTCGGTCCCGCCGGGGTGGCGGAGCTGACCGAGGCGCTCCAGACGCTGCAGGCCCGCGTGCGGCGCGGCGAGCTCGCCGCCGTCGCGGTGACGGGCAAGCCGTGGGTCTTCGCGGCCGGCGCCGACCTCACCCAGGTGACGGCCGTCCGGACCCGGGAGCAGGCGCTGGCCCTGGGTCGCAACGGCCACGCGGCGTACGAGCTGCTGCACTCGATGGGCGTGCCGACCTTCGCCTTCGTCAACGGCGTCGCGCTGGGCGGCGGCCTCGAGCTGGCCCTGAGCTGCGCCTACCGCACGGTGTCGGCGGACGTGCGGGCGCTCGGGCTGCCGGAGACCGGGCTCGGGCTGGTGCCGGGTTGGGGCGGCGCGTACCTGGTGCCGCGCCTCGTCGGCATCGAGCGGGCGCTCGAGGTGGTGCTGACCCGCCCGGCGGCGAACAGGCCCTACGGCGCCGCGGAGGCGGCCCGCATCGGCCTGGTGGACGTCGTGCTGGATGCCGCGGACTTCCTCGAGCAGTCGGTGCGGTGGGCGGCCGACGTGCTCGACGGCACGGTTCGCGTCGAACGCCGCCCGCTGGACGACGAGGCCACGTGGACCCACGCCGTCGCACGTGCCCGCGAGGTGCTCGACGCGACCGTCGCCGGCTCCCGTCCGGCCCCGTACCGCGCCCTCGAGCTGCTCTCGGCAGCACGCGAGGCGGACCGCGCGGCGGCGTTCGCCGCGGAGGACGACGCCCTCGCCGACCTGGTGATGACCGACGAGATGAGGGCGAGCGTCTACGCGTTCGGTCTGGTCGGCGGAGCGAAGCATCCGCAGCACGCGCCGGACGCGGCGCTGGCCCGGCCGGTCACCCGGGTCGGCGTGGTGGGCGCCGGGCTGATGGCCGCCCAGATCGCCACGCTGTTCGCGCGCCGCCTGAAGGTGCCGGTGGTGATGCGGGACCTGGACGAGGAGCGGGTGGCCCACGGGCTGGCTGCGGTCCGCTCTTCCGTGGAGCGCATGGTCGGCTCCGGACGCCTGTCCGCCGACGCCGGTGCCCGGGTGGTCGGTTCCGTCACCGGCAGCACGGAGCTGTCCGCGCTCACCGGGTGCGACCTGGTCATCGAGGCCGTCACGGAGCTGCTGCCGGTCAAGCAGCGGGTGTTCGCCGAGCTCGAGCAGGTGGTCGGCCCGGACACCGTCCTGGCGACCAACACCTCGGCGCTCTCGGTCACGGCGATGGCGTCCGGGCTCGCCCATCCCGAACGCGTCGTCGGCCTGCACTTCTTCAACCCCGTCGCCGCGATGCCCCTCGTCGAGGTGGTACGGGCGCAGGAGACCGACGACGCGGCGATCGCGACCGGCCTCGACGTGGTCGCACGCCTCGGCAAGACGGCCGTCCCGGTGCTCGACCGCCCCGGGTTCGTCGTCAACCGCCTGCTGGTGCTCCTGCTCGGCGTGGTGGTCGGCGCGATCGAGGACGGCACACCGGTCGAGGTCGCCGACCACGCGCTCGACCGGTTGGGCCTGCCGATGCCGCCGTTCGAGCTGTTCGACCTCGTCGGGCCGGCCGTCGGTCTGCACGTCCTGACGTCCCTGCGCGCCGACCTCGGCGAGCGCTTCCCGCGCTCCCCCGGCCTCGAGCGGCTGGTGGCGGACGGCACGGCCGTGGTGCTGCCGCGCCCCGCGCCGGGTCTGCCGCGGCGCGTCGACCCGGCGATCCAGGCGGTCTTCGACGCCGCCCGCGAGCACCCGCGCCGGGACACCCCGCTGGACGGCCCCGGGCTGCTCGACGCGGTGCTGACGGCACTCACCGTCGAGGTCGGTCACCTGCTGGACGAGCACGTCGTGCCCTCGGCCGACCAGGTGGACCTGTGCATGATCCTCGGCGCGGGCTGGCCGTCGCACCTGGGAGGCCTGACACCGCTGCTCGACCGCACCGGTTACAGCGAACGAGTCCTGGGACACCGGCTGCTACCGCCGGGCACGGCCGACGTGCCGCAGGACTGA
- the dxs gene encoding 1-deoxy-D-xylulose-5-phosphate synthase, with product MGLLEHISSPADVRRLTPREVDELAGEIRRFLVESVSRTGGHLGPNLGVVELTIALHRVFRSPHDTLVFDTGHQAYVHKLLTGRSDFTQLRRRGGLSGYPSRSESEHDVVENSHASTALSWADGIAKAYELRGEPDRHVVAVIGDGALTGGMAWEALNNIAAGEDRRLVVVVNDNGRSYAPTIGGLARHLDTLRTTQGYESVLSWGKATLRRSGPPGRLAYDALHGLKKGLKDVVAPQGMFEDLGLKYIGPVDGHDEREVERALRRARAYGGPVIVHVITEKGRGYTPAEQDVADRFHAVGQIHPETGLPLAPSRFGWTSVFADEIVRIGRRRRDVVAVTAAMLQPVGLAPFAAEFPERVFDVGIAEQHAATSAAGMAFAGLHPVVAVYATFLNRAFDQVLMDVALHRAGVTFVLDRAGITGDDGASHNGMWDLSLLSLVPGLRLAAPRDEATLRTALRTAVDVDDAPTVVRYPKGALPEPVPAIEHLDGVDVLARHAVKDRPGARRVLVVGVGAMVPTALAVGDLLAAHGLAVTVVDPLWPVPVPPTLVKLVGEHEHVVTLEDGLVEGGVGSLLAQRCVEQGLREPVQSFGVPRAFLGHATREQLVDQLRLGAADVAADVLTALGASD from the coding sequence GTGGGGCTCCTGGAGCACATCTCGTCGCCCGCGGACGTCCGGCGGCTCACGCCCCGCGAGGTGGACGAGCTCGCCGGCGAGATCCGGCGCTTCCTGGTCGAGTCCGTCTCGCGGACGGGCGGCCACCTCGGCCCCAACCTCGGCGTCGTCGAGCTGACCATCGCGCTCCACCGGGTGTTCCGATCCCCGCACGACACCCTGGTGTTCGACACGGGTCACCAGGCGTACGTGCACAAGCTGCTGACCGGTCGGTCCGACTTCACGCAGCTGCGGCGCCGTGGCGGTCTGTCCGGGTACCCCAGCCGCAGCGAGTCCGAGCACGACGTGGTGGAGAACTCGCACGCGTCGACGGCGCTGAGCTGGGCCGACGGCATCGCCAAGGCGTACGAGCTGCGGGGCGAGCCGGACCGGCACGTCGTCGCGGTGATCGGTGACGGGGCGCTGACCGGGGGCATGGCCTGGGAGGCGCTGAACAACATCGCCGCGGGGGAGGACCGCCGCCTCGTCGTCGTCGTGAACGACAACGGGCGCAGCTACGCCCCGACCATCGGCGGCCTCGCGCGGCACCTCGACACGCTCCGCACCACGCAGGGGTACGAGAGCGTGCTGAGCTGGGGCAAGGCGACGCTGCGCCGGTCCGGTCCGCCGGGACGCCTGGCCTACGACGCCCTGCACGGACTGAAGAAGGGCCTGAAGGACGTCGTCGCGCCGCAGGGCATGTTCGAGGACCTCGGCCTGAAGTACATCGGCCCCGTCGACGGTCACGACGAGCGCGAGGTCGAGCGGGCGCTGCGCCGGGCGCGCGCCTACGGCGGTCCGGTGATCGTGCACGTGATCACGGAGAAGGGCCGCGGGTACACCCCCGCCGAGCAGGACGTCGCCGACCGGTTCCACGCGGTGGGCCAGATCCACCCGGAGACCGGCCTGCCCCTGGCGCCCTCACGCTTCGGGTGGACGAGCGTGTTCGCCGACGAGATCGTCCGGATCGGCCGTCGGCGCCGTGACGTCGTCGCGGTCACCGCCGCGATGCTCCAGCCGGTCGGGCTGGCGCCCTTCGCCGCCGAGTTCCCCGAGCGCGTGTTCGACGTCGGCATCGCCGAGCAGCACGCCGCGACGTCCGCCGCCGGGATGGCCTTCGCCGGGCTGCACCCCGTGGTGGCGGTGTACGCGACCTTCCTCAACCGCGCCTTCGACCAGGTTCTGATGGACGTGGCGCTGCACCGTGCCGGTGTGACGTTCGTCCTCGACCGCGCCGGGATCACCGGCGACGACGGTGCCAGCCACAACGGCATGTGGGACCTCTCGCTGCTCTCGTTGGTGCCGGGGCTGCGCCTGGCTGCACCGCGTGACGAGGCGACGCTGCGCACGGCGCTGCGCACCGCCGTCGACGTGGACGACGCTCCCACGGTCGTGCGGTACCCGAAGGGTGCGCTGCCCGAGCCCGTGCCCGCGATCGAGCACCTGGACGGGGTCGACGTGCTCGCCCGGCACGCCGTGAAGGACCGCCCTGGGGCCCGGCGCGTGCTGGTCGTCGGGGTCGGTGCGATGGTGCCGACCGCTCTGGCGGTCGGCGACCTGCTCGCGGCGCACGGCCTGGCCGTGACGGTGGTCGACCCGCTGTGGCCGGTGCCGGTCCCGCCGACGCTGGTGAAGCTGGTCGGTGAGCACGAGCACGTCGTCACGCTCGAGGACGGCCTGGTCGAGGGCGGCGTCGGGTCGCTGCTCGCTCAGCGCTGCGTCGAGCAGGGGCTGCGTGAGCCCGTGCAGTCGTTCGGCGTCCCGCGCGCGTTCCTGGGGCACGCGACTCGCGAGCAGCTGGTCGACCAGCTGCGGCTCGGTGCCGCCGACGTCGCCGCGGACGTGCTGACCGCGCTCGGCGCGTCCGACTGA
- the pflB gene encoding formate C-acetyltransferase produces MPLTAASLRRDSALPRAWEGFVPGPWADRIDVRDFVQRNYTPYTGDGEFLAGPTPRTLAVWDELTPMFAVEREKGVYDVDAATPSTITSHRPGWIDKERELIVGLQTDAPLKRAIMPNGGWRMVEQALATYGYAAPREIVDVFTRYRKTHNDGVFDVYPPAVRAARSSHLITGLPDGYGRGRIIGDYRRVALYGVDALIEGKRLEKASLDMERSTEDVIRDREELAEQIRALGELVQMASSYGLDISRPARTAHEAVQWLYLAYLGAVKEQNGAAMSLGRTSTFLDVYLQRDLAAGVLTEEQAQELVDDFVIKLRVVRFLRTPEYDALFSGDPTWVTETIGGMGEDGRTLVTRTSFRYLQTLRNLGPAPEPNLTVLWSERLPEGFKRFCAELSIDSSAIQYESDELIRSSWGDDAAISCCVSPMRVGKQMQFFGARVNLAKALLYAINGGRDEMTGRQVGPVTASVEGEVLDYDDVVAKFDRMLDWVAQTYVDALNCVHYMHDKYAYERLEMALHDRTVLRTLACGIAGLSVVADSLSAIKHTTVRALRTTDGLVTEYAIEGEYPTFGNDDDRVDDIAAWVVRTFMAKLRQQPTYRNALHTQSVLTITSNVVYGKATGSTPDGRRYGEPFAPGANPMNGRDTHGMLASALSVAKLPYSEAQDGISLTSSVLPSGLGRTRAEQVANLVGLLDAYTLSTGYHMNVNVLDRTTLLDAMEHPESYPQLTVRVSGYAVNFVRLTREQQLDVLSRTFHGAV; encoded by the coding sequence ATGCCTCTGACCGCCGCCTCCCTCCGCCGCGACAGCGCGCTGCCGCGCGCCTGGGAGGGGTTCGTCCCCGGACCCTGGGCGGACCGCATCGACGTCCGGGACTTCGTCCAGCGCAACTACACGCCCTACACGGGCGACGGTGAGTTCCTCGCCGGTCCGACGCCGCGCACCCTGGCGGTCTGGGACGAGCTGACCCCCATGTTCGCCGTCGAGCGCGAGAAGGGCGTCTACGACGTCGACGCCGCCACGCCGTCCACCATCACGTCGCACCGGCCCGGCTGGATCGACAAGGAGCGCGAGCTGATCGTCGGCCTGCAGACCGACGCGCCGCTCAAGCGCGCGATCATGCCGAACGGCGGCTGGCGGATGGTGGAGCAGGCGCTGGCCACCTACGGCTACGCCGCGCCGCGCGAGATCGTCGACGTGTTCACCAGGTACCGCAAGACCCACAACGACGGCGTGTTCGACGTCTACCCGCCCGCAGTGCGGGCGGCGCGCTCCAGCCACCTGATCACCGGCCTGCCCGACGGCTACGGCCGCGGCCGGATCATCGGCGACTACCGGCGCGTCGCGCTGTACGGCGTGGACGCCCTCATCGAGGGCAAGCGGCTGGAGAAGGCCTCGCTCGACATGGAGCGCTCGACGGAGGACGTGATCCGCGACCGCGAGGAGCTCGCGGAGCAGATCCGGGCGCTCGGCGAGCTGGTGCAGATGGCGTCGTCGTACGGCCTCGACATCAGCCGGCCTGCGCGCACCGCGCACGAGGCGGTGCAGTGGCTGTACCTCGCGTACCTCGGCGCGGTGAAGGAGCAGAACGGCGCGGCGATGTCGTTGGGCCGCACCTCGACGTTCCTCGACGTGTACCTGCAGCGCGACCTCGCGGCGGGCGTGCTGACGGAGGAGCAGGCGCAGGAGCTGGTCGACGACTTCGTCATCAAGCTCCGCGTCGTGCGGTTCCTGCGGACCCCGGAGTACGACGCGCTGTTCTCCGGGGACCCGACGTGGGTGACCGAGACGATCGGCGGCATGGGTGAGGACGGGCGCACGCTGGTGACCCGGACGTCGTTCCGGTACCTGCAGACGCTGCGCAACCTCGGCCCGGCGCCGGAGCCGAACCTGACCGTGCTGTGGAGCGAGCGGCTGCCCGAGGGCTTCAAGCGGTTCTGCGCCGAGCTGTCGATCGACAGCTCGGCGATCCAGTACGAGTCGGACGAGCTGATCCGCTCCTCGTGGGGCGACGACGCAGCGATCTCCTGCTGCGTGTCCCCGATGCGGGTCGGCAAGCAGATGCAGTTCTTCGGTGCGCGGGTCAACCTCGCCAAGGCTCTGCTGTACGCGATCAACGGCGGCCGGGACGAGATGACGGGCCGGCAGGTCGGTCCCGTGACGGCGTCCGTCGAGGGTGAGGTGCTCGACTACGACGACGTGGTCGCCAAGTTCGACCGGATGCTCGACTGGGTGGCCCAGACCTACGTCGACGCCCTGAACTGCGTGCACTACATGCACGACAAGTACGCGTACGAGCGCCTGGAGATGGCGCTGCACGACCGCACGGTGCTGCGCACCCTCGCGTGCGGCATCGCCGGCCTGTCCGTCGTCGCCGACTCGTTGTCCGCCATCAAGCACACGACGGTGCGCGCGCTGCGCACCACCGACGGGCTGGTCACCGAGTACGCGATCGAGGGGGAGTACCCGACCTTCGGCAACGACGACGACCGCGTCGACGACATCGCCGCCTGGGTGGTGCGCACCTTCATGGCCAAGCTCCGGCAGCAGCCGACGTACCGCAACGCGCTGCACACGCAGTCGGTGCTGACCATCACGTCGAACGTCGTCTACGGCAAGGCGACCGGGTCCACCCCGGACGGTCGCCGGTACGGCGAGCCGTTCGCGCCCGGTGCCAACCCGATGAACGGCCGGGACACGCACGGCATGCTCGCCTCGGCGCTGTCCGTCGCCAAGCTGCCGTACTCCGAGGCGCAGGACGGCATCTCGCTGACCAGCTCGGTGCTCCCGTCCGGTCTGGGCCGGACCCGTGCCGAGCAGGTGGCCAACCTGGTCGGCCTGCTGGATGCCTACACGCTGTCCACGGGCTACCACATGAACGTCAACGTGCTCGACCGGACCACGCTGCTCGACGCGATGGAGCACCCGGAGAGCTACCCCCAGCTGACCGTCCGGGTCTCGGGGTACGCCGTGAACTTCGTCCGACTGACGCGCGAGCAGCAGCTCGACGTGCTGTCCCGCACCTTCCACGGTGCCGTATGA
- the pflB gene encoding formate C-acetyltransferase — MSTTATPVSTATPAEWTGFVPGPWTDTIDVRDFIQRNYTPYTGDASFLAGPTAKTLGIWDTLEKKFLSVERAKRVYDVDTHTPADIDAFPAGYISEDDDVVVGLQTDVPLKRAMMPNGGWRMVETAIKEAGLEPDPEIKRIFTQYRKTHNDAVFDIYTPRIRAARSSHIVTGLPDAYGRGRIIGDYRRVALYGVDALIAAKLKDKDSVADQPFSENWARYREEHSEQVKALKKLKRLGEQYGFDLGRPAQTFQEAVQWTYFGYLASVKSQDGAAMSIGRLSQFFDVYSERDIAAGTLTEEGAQEIIDALVLKLRIVRFLRTIDYDQIFSGDPYWATWSDGGFGEDGRALVTKTSFRLLQTLRNLGPAPEPNITIFWDPALPDGYKDFCAAISIETSAIQYESDEQIRCHWGDDAAIACCVSPMTIGKQMQFFGARVNAAKSLLYAINGGRDEMSGKLIVPGYEAVQGDGPLDFDEVWAKYDQMLDWVTATYVEALNIIHYSHDKYAYESIEMALHDDEIVRTLGCGIAGLSIVADSLSAIKYAKVTPVRDETGLVVDYVTEGEFPVYGNDDDRADELAQLVVKTVMDKIRKLPTYRDAVPTQSVLTITSNVVYGKATGSFPSGHQKGTPFAPGANPENGMDTHGMVASMLSVGKLDYNDALDGISLTNTITPSGLGRDKEEQVGNLVGILDAGMGEGLYHANINVLSRETLEDAIEHPEKYPNLTVRVSGYAVNFVKLTKEQQLDVLSRTFHTTA, encoded by the coding sequence ATGTCGACTACCGCGACTCCGGTCTCGACCGCAACACCCGCTGAGTGGACCGGCTTCGTGCCGGGGCCCTGGACCGACACGATCGACGTCCGGGACTTCATCCAGCGCAACTACACGCCGTACACCGGCGACGCATCGTTCCTGGCAGGTCCCACCGCGAAGACGCTGGGCATCTGGGACACGCTGGAGAAGAAGTTCCTCTCCGTGGAGCGCGCGAAGCGCGTCTACGACGTCGACACCCACACGCCGGCGGACATCGACGCGTTCCCCGCGGGCTACATCAGCGAGGACGACGACGTGGTCGTCGGCCTGCAGACCGACGTGCCGCTCAAGCGGGCGATGATGCCCAACGGCGGCTGGCGCATGGTCGAGACCGCGATCAAGGAGGCCGGCCTCGAGCCCGACCCCGAGATCAAGCGGATCTTCACCCAGTACCGCAAGACGCACAACGACGCGGTGTTCGACATCTACACCCCGCGCATCCGCGCCGCGCGCAGCTCGCACATCGTCACCGGCCTGCCGGACGCCTACGGCCGTGGCCGGATCATCGGCGACTACCGCCGCGTGGCGCTGTACGGGGTCGACGCGCTGATCGCCGCGAAGCTGAAGGACAAGGACTCGGTCGCCGACCAGCCGTTCTCCGAGAACTGGGCCCGGTACCGCGAGGAGCACTCCGAGCAGGTCAAGGCGCTGAAGAAGCTCAAGCGGCTCGGTGAGCAGTACGGGTTCGACCTGGGTCGCCCGGCGCAGACGTTCCAGGAGGCTGTCCAGTGGACGTACTTCGGGTACCTCGCCTCGGTGAAGAGCCAGGACGGTGCCGCCATGAGCATCGGCCGGCTCTCGCAGTTCTTCGACGTCTACTCCGAGCGTGACATCGCCGCCGGCACCCTGACGGAGGAGGGCGCGCAGGAGATCATCGACGCGCTGGTCCTCAAGCTCCGGATCGTGCGGTTCCTGCGGACCATCGACTACGACCAGATCTTCTCCGGCGACCCGTACTGGGCGACCTGGTCGGACGGCGGCTTCGGCGAGGACGGGCGTGCGCTGGTCACCAAGACCTCGTTCCGCCTGCTGCAGACGCTGCGCAACCTCGGCCCGGCTCCCGAGCCGAACATCACGATCTTCTGGGACCCGGCGCTGCCCGACGGCTACAAGGACTTCTGCGCCGCGATCTCGATCGAGACCTCGGCCATCCAGTACGAGTCCGACGAGCAGATCCGCTGCCACTGGGGTGACGACGCCGCGATCGCCTGCTGCGTGTCCCCGATGACCATCGGCAAGCAGATGCAGTTCTTCGGTGCCCGCGTCAACGCGGCCAAGTCGCTGCTCTACGCGATCAACGGCGGGCGGGACGAGATGTCCGGCAAGCTGATCGTGCCGGGCTACGAGGCCGTGCAGGGTGACGGTCCGCTGGACTTCGACGAGGTGTGGGCGAAGTACGACCAGATGCTCGACTGGGTCACCGCGACCTACGTCGAGGCGCTGAACATCATCCACTACAGCCACGACAAGTACGCCTACGAGTCGATCGAGATGGCGCTGCACGACGACGAGATCGTGCGCACCCTCGGCTGCGGCATCGCGGGTCTGTCGATCGTCGCGGACAGCCTCTCGGCCATCAAGTACGCGAAGGTCACGCCGGTGCGCGACGAGACCGGCCTGGTGGTCGACTACGTCACCGAGGGTGAGTTCCCGGTGTACGGCAACGACGACGACCGTGCCGACGAGCTGGCCCAGCTGGTGGTCAAGACCGTCATGGACAAGATCCGCAAGCTGCCGACGTACCGCGACGCGGTGCCGACGCAGTCGGTCCTGACGATCACCTCGAACGTGGTCTACGGCAAGGCGACCGGGTCGTTCCCGTCGGGCCACCAGAAGGGCACGCCGTTCGCACCGGGCGCCAACCCGGAGAACGGTATGGACACGCACGGGATGGTCGCGTCCATGCTCTCGGTGGGCAAGCTCGACTACAACGACGCGCTGGACGGCATCTCGCTGACCAACACGATCACCCCGTCCGGTCTCGGCCGTGACAAGGAGGAGCAGGTCGGCAACCTGGTCGGCATCCTCGACGCCGGCATGGGCGAGGGCCTCTACCACGCCAACATCAACGTGCTCTCCCGCGAGACCCTCGAGGACGCGATCGAGCACCCGGAGAAGTACCCGAACCTCACGGTGCGGGTGTCCGGCTACGCGGTGAACTTCGTCAAGCTCACCAAGGAGCAGCAGCTGGACGTGCTGTCCCGCACGTTCCACACGACCGCGTGA
- the pflA gene encoding pyruvate formate-lyase-activating protein, whose amino-acid sequence MSGEVGTNTGGTGTLVAEPAGAPVVELGLPLVGGSNVRAQGAGTSGLETEEHERSERLAQVRTGELGSVHSWELVTAVDGPGTRMTVFLSGCPLQCLYCHNPDTWEMRRGTSVTADELLRRIGRYRRVFAATGGGLTISGGEPLMQPAFVKRLLRGAKAMGIHTTIDTSGYLGRACTDEMIDDLDLVLLDIKSGDEETYKRVTGRELAPTLEFGRRLAEHGTPMWIRFVLVPGLTDAVENVEKVADHVQALSTVERVEVLPFHQMGRDKWAELGMRYELDGVRAPSAELVERVRDQFRARGLTVM is encoded by the coding sequence ATGAGCGGCGAGGTCGGCACCAACACCGGCGGCACCGGCACGCTGGTGGCCGAACCGGCGGGTGCGCCGGTCGTCGAGCTGGGGCTGCCGCTGGTCGGCGGGTCGAACGTGCGGGCGCAGGGCGCCGGGACGTCCGGCCTCGAGACGGAGGAGCACGAGCGTTCCGAGCGGCTGGCGCAGGTGCGTACGGGCGAGCTCGGCTCCGTGCACTCGTGGGAGCTCGTGACCGCGGTCGACGGACCGGGCACCCGGATGACCGTCTTCCTGTCGGGCTGCCCGCTGCAGTGCCTGTACTGCCACAACCCCGACACGTGGGAGATGCGCCGCGGCACGAGCGTGACTGCCGACGAGCTGCTCCGCCGCATCGGTCGGTACCGGCGCGTGTTCGCTGCCACGGGCGGCGGCCTGACCATCTCCGGCGGTGAGCCGCTGATGCAGCCCGCGTTCGTGAAGCGGTTGCTGCGCGGCGCGAAGGCGATGGGCATCCACACCACCATCGACACGTCCGGCTACCTGGGTCGCGCCTGCACCGACGAGATGATCGACGACCTCGACCTGGTGCTGCTGGACATCAAGTCCGGCGACGAGGAGACGTACAAGCGCGTCACCGGCCGCGAGCTGGCGCCGACCCTGGAGTTCGGCCGACGGCTGGCCGAGCACGGCACCCCGATGTGGATCCGGTTCGTCCTGGTGCCGGGTCTGACGGACGCCGTCGAGAACGTCGAGAAGGTCGCCGACCACGTGCAGGCGCTCTCCACCGTCGAGCGCGTCGAGGTGCTGCCCTTCCACCAGATGGGCCGCGACAAGTGGGCCGAGCTGGGCATGCGGTACGAGCTCGACGGTGTCCGGGCGCCGTCCGCCGAGCTCGTCGAGCGGGTTCGCGACCAGTTCCGCGCCCGCGGTCTCACGGTGATGTGA